A stretch of the uncultured Desulfobacter sp. genome encodes the following:
- a CDS encoding DEAD/DEAH box helicase, with product MKFDTYAINSTLKTNLRAQGLIRPTDIQYKAIPSILKGEDVLAIAQTGTGKTVAFAVPVINTVLNQKRTQRNPGIQTIIMVPTRELAVQIQDVFMNLCKKTKVKPFAVFGGVEQDKQIQTLIKGVDILIATPGRMFDLISQKAIDIRQVKILVLDEADQMLDKGFLEDIQCIKRLLKQRHQTLFFSATINKNIKKLAYSQVKSSAVRIQISPEDPVSKNVSHYVISVEMDDKRFFLRKFIRENPDSKILVFVRTTVRAERVAKALERSSINALTIYGKKEQDERLAVLDRFKQGEDKILIATDVSARGIDIPNVDYVINYDLPEQKEMYVHRVGRTGRGRAKGKAISFCSSEEKNLLTQIQDFLGKQIETIKVSKDEYAFTVEVTETSKDIREMILANEKWEKKKGRRKKK from the coding sequence ATGAAATTTGACACCTATGCAATAAACAGCACCCTGAAAACCAACCTGAGAGCCCAGGGGCTTATCAGGCCCACAGATATTCAGTACAAAGCAATCCCTTCTATTTTAAAGGGTGAGGACGTTTTGGCCATTGCACAGACCGGAACCGGAAAAACAGTAGCATTTGCGGTCCCTGTGATAAATACCGTTCTGAACCAGAAAAGAACCCAAAGAAATCCCGGCATCCAAACTATTATCATGGTTCCCACCAGGGAGTTGGCCGTTCAAATTCAGGACGTCTTTATGAATTTATGCAAAAAAACCAAGGTGAAACCCTTTGCCGTTTTTGGTGGGGTGGAACAGGACAAGCAGATTCAAACACTGATAAAAGGCGTAGATATTTTGATTGCCACGCCGGGCCGCATGTTTGACCTGATCAGTCAGAAAGCCATTGATATCCGTCAGGTTAAAATCTTAGTCCTTGATGAAGCCGATCAAATGCTGGACAAAGGATTTCTGGAGGATATCCAGTGTATCAAGCGCCTGTTGAAACAGAGGCACCAGACCCTGTTTTTTTCAGCGACGATCAACAAAAACATTAAAAAACTGGCCTATTCACAGGTCAAGTCCTCGGCTGTGCGCATCCAGATTTCCCCGGAAGATCCGGTATCAAAAAATGTATCCCACTATGTGATCTCTGTGGAGATGGATGACAAGCGCTTTTTTCTGCGTAAATTCATCCGGGAAAATCCGGACAGCAAAATCCTGGTTTTTGTCAGGACCACCGTCCGGGCTGAACGGGTGGCCAAGGCCCTGGAGAGATCCAGCATCAACGCATTGACCATTTATGGTAAAAAAGAACAGGACGAGCGGCTGGCGGTTTTGGACCGGTTTAAGCAAGGTGAGGACAAGATCCTTATTGCCACGGATGTATCGGCCCGGGGCATTGATATCCCCAATGTTGATTATGTGATTAACTATGACCTTCCCGAGCAAAAAGAGATGTATGTCCACAGGGTCGGCAGAACCGGCCGTGGCCGGGCCAAGGGAAAGGCCATATCGTTTTGCAGCAGTGAAGAAAAGAACCTGTTAACGCAAATCCAGGATTTTTTAGGCAAACAGATCGAAACCATAAAGGTATCAAAGGATGAATATGCCTTTACGGTTGAAGTTACGGAGACATCAAAAGATATCAGAGAGATGATCCTGGCAAATGAAAAATGGGAAAAGAAAAAAGGACGTCGAAAGAAAAAGTAG
- a CDS encoding RHS repeat-associated core domain-containing protein has product MKNQGISEDTRKCNNDFRPTAMTYAGGTENLDYDADGLLTSSSRFSISRNIGNGLPESVSDGTFSLTRSFNGYGETSGYNFSISGNNTFSLALTRNDGSRITHKTESIEGTSSGTAYTYDDRGQLLTVTTDGTLVEEYRYDNNGNRTYEMNRLRDISGKTFSYSNEDHIISAGTVQYTFDPDDRLSSRTDGLETTEYAYSSTGELMQVTLPDGTAITYTNDPLGRRIARAVNGSVKERYLWSGLTTLLAVYDGSATLYQRFIYADDRMPYAMKMNGSTYYLIYDQVGSLRLVTDSAGNSVKRIDYDTFGNVISDSDESLTVPFGFAGGLHDRATTLVRFGHRDYMPEIGKWTAKDPILFAGGDTNLYGYVLNDPVNLIDPLGLFWFRQDWQKPGQVGRPDTIVPPGGIISETIEKHLPAGYTFGQIHDLFVGFTRDILGAPDELVNIPSMIPMMHMAVWIEFARSQGVFDQPKPQSLKQENPCK; this is encoded by the coding sequence GTGAAAAACCAGGGAATTTCCGAGGACACCCGTAAATGCAACAACGATTTCAGGCCCACTGCCATGACCTATGCCGGCGGCACAGAAAACCTGGACTATGACGCCGATGGCCTGCTGACATCATCCAGCAGATTCTCCATAAGCCGCAATATCGGCAACGGCCTGCCGGAATCGGTGTCTGACGGCACATTTTCTTTAACACGGTCTTTTAACGGTTACGGAGAAACCAGCGGCTATAACTTCTCAATTTCAGGCAATAATACCTTCAGCCTTGCACTGACACGAAACGATGGCAGCCGGATCACCCATAAAACAGAAAGCATTGAAGGAACAAGCTCCGGCACGGCCTATACCTATGACGACAGAGGGCAATTGCTCACCGTGACCACCGACGGCACCCTTGTTGAAGAATACCGGTACGACAATAACGGCAACCGTACCTATGAGATGAACAGGCTGCGGGATATATCAGGAAAAACTTTCAGCTATTCTAATGAAGACCATATAATTTCCGCAGGAACGGTTCAATACACCTTTGACCCGGATGACCGCCTCAGCAGCAGGACAGATGGATTAGAAACCACTGAATATGCCTATTCCTCCACAGGGGAGTTGATGCAAGTGACGCTGCCCGATGGAACAGCCATCACCTACACCAACGATCCTTTAGGCAGACGCATTGCCAGGGCTGTTAACGGCAGTGTTAAGGAAAGATACCTCTGGTCCGGCTTGACCACTCTTCTGGCCGTCTATGACGGCAGCGCCACCCTGTATCAACGCTTCATATATGCGGATGACCGCATGCCCTATGCCATGAAGATGAACGGCAGCACTTATTATCTCATCTACGACCAGGTCGGCTCCCTCAGATTGGTCACCGACAGCGCGGGCAATAGTGTCAAGCGCATTGACTACGATACCTTTGGTAATGTAATAAGTGACAGTGATGAGTCCTTGACAGTCCCATTCGGTTTTGCAGGCGGCCTCCATGACCGCGCCACCACCCTGGTCCGCTTCGGGCATCGAGATTACATGCCCGAAATCGGAAAATGGACCGCAAAAGACCCCATACTGTTTGCCGGTGGGGATACGAACCTTTATGGGTATGTGCTAAATGATCCGGTTAATTTAATCGACCCACTTGGACTTTTTTGGTTTAGGCAGGATTGGCAAAAACCAGGTCAGGTTGGCCGTCCCGATACTATTGTTCCTCCGGGTGGGATAATTAGTGAAACCATAGAAAAACATCTGCCTGCTGGTTATACATTTGGTCAGATACATGACCTTTTTGTTGGTTTCACCAGAGATATCTTGGGGGCTCCAGATGAATTAGTAAATATTCCTTCAATGATTCCAATGATGCATATGGCGGTTTGGATAGAATTTGCAAGATCTCAAGGAGTCTTTGATCAACCGAAACCACAATCATTGAAACAGGAAAATCCATGCAAATGA
- a CDS encoding TRAP transporter TatT component family protein: METRMPFHLNSHGQTRSINTRTQPTTKHKSNLVNCRRFHIKRADGSIIFCILVLGVIFLAQGCGIKSNMMTSLSRSILNNNDMAMVESGAPAYLIMVDGLIDQDPDSPDMLCSGARLYTAYSDVFVTDKERKRKLADKAMNYALKSVCLTQSNACELKQQPFDQFSAVVSAMEKDELPFLFTLGNAWASWIMAHKDDFNALADIARIETIMNQVIELDDTYKDGAAYLYLGTLSTFLPPALGGKPEQGKQYFEKAISMSRGKNLMAKVMYANLYAKMMFDRKLFDHLLKEVIETDPNIDGYTLVNTYAQQQAKKLLDEADDYF, translated from the coding sequence ATGGAAACGCGGATGCCGTTTCATTTAAACAGTCACGGGCAGACCCGGTCTATCAACACCCGGACTCAACCCACAACAAAACATAAAAGTAACTTAGTAAATTGTCGGCGCTTTCATATAAAAAGGGCTGACGGATCAATTATCTTCTGCATATTGGTCCTGGGCGTGATTTTCCTTGCCCAAGGATGCGGTATAAAATCCAACATGATGACCTCTTTGTCCAGAAGTATCCTGAACAATAATGACATGGCCATGGTGGAATCCGGTGCGCCTGCCTACCTGATCATGGTTGACGGCCTCATTGACCAGGATCCTGATTCCCCGGATATGCTCTGTTCAGGTGCCCGGCTGTATACTGCCTATTCAGACGTCTTTGTCACGGACAAGGAGAGAAAAAGAAAACTTGCAGACAAAGCCATGAATTATGCCCTAAAAAGTGTCTGCCTTACCCAAAGCAATGCCTGTGAGTTAAAGCAGCAACCCTTTGATCAATTCAGCGCCGTTGTAAGCGCCATGGAAAAAGACGAACTGCCGTTTCTGTTTACTCTGGGAAATGCTTGGGCGTCCTGGATTATGGCCCATAAGGATGACTTCAATGCCCTGGCCGACATTGCCAGAATCGAGACCATCATGAATCAGGTCATAGAACTGGATGACACTTACAAGGACGGCGCCGCCTATTTGTATCTGGGCACCCTATCTACCTTTCTGCCCCCGGCCTTAGGCGGAAAGCCCGAACAGGGAAAGCAGTATTTTGAAAAAGCCATTTCCATGTCAAGGGGCAAAAATCTGATGGCAAAAGTCATGTATGCAAACTTATACGCCAAAATGATGTTTGACAGAAAGCTTTTCGATCACCTGCTTAAAGAAGTGATAGAGACAGACCCGAACATAGACGGCTATACCCTGGTCAACACCTATGCCCAGCAGCAGGCCAAAAAGCTTCTGGATGAGGCTGACGACTATTTTTAA
- a CDS encoding NfeD family protein — protein sequence MLPEQKSSQIWASVLFFVLIFYSAVQAAGPVVHIIPVSGTVEPGMAAYLKRVVSSFEKDDDAILVFAMDTFGGRVDAAFDIVETICTVPKERTIAYVEKRAISAGALIALSAGTLIMKENTLIGDCAPIIQTSEGIKEVGEKHQTVLRAQFRTLAKRNNYSEVLAESMVSKSMEVYKITRGDHSEYMDKTTWQDLSEKEKKKITRKTTIVKEGELLTMDDKEAVELGFSRQSVATLDQALDVLGYGAAQKIEISENWSETFVRWLQPFLSILMIIGIGAVYTEVKAPGFGIPGIIGIICLGLVFFNQYLVGLADYTEILVFIIGFLLLGMEMFVLPGFGIAGVSAIIVLAAGLVLSFQNFVLPDPSLPWQGELMIKNLGLVMGSALAALLVSMSAVRFALPKLSKVIKGPYLEATLQDSRAESSEALGINAGDEGIALTTLRPSGKVRIKDRKIDAVTQGDFIDPGTSVRVTRITAGHVIVETIMEKREK from the coding sequence ATGTTACCGGAACAAAAATCCTCCCAGATATGGGCCTCAGTCCTGTTTTTTGTATTAATTTTTTATAGTGCGGTTCAGGCTGCCGGGCCGGTGGTGCATATCATTCCCGTGTCCGGAACCGTTGAGCCGGGAATGGCTGCATACCTTAAACGGGTGGTCTCCTCCTTTGAAAAGGATGACGACGCTATCCTGGTATTTGCCATGGATACCTTTGGGGGGCGGGTGGATGCCGCCTTTGATATTGTGGAAACCATCTGTACCGTACCAAAAGAAAGAACCATTGCCTATGTGGAGAAAAGAGCCATTTCCGCAGGTGCGCTGATTGCGCTTTCCGCAGGCACCCTGATCATGAAGGAAAATACCCTGATCGGGGACTGTGCGCCTATTATTCAGACCAGTGAAGGTATCAAGGAAGTCGGGGAAAAACATCAGACGGTGTTGCGGGCACAGTTTCGCACCCTGGCCAAACGAAACAACTATTCTGAGGTCCTGGCCGAATCCATGGTCTCCAAATCCATGGAGGTATATAAAATTACCCGGGGAGACCATTCTGAATACATGGACAAAACAACCTGGCAGGATCTTTCCGAAAAAGAAAAGAAAAAAATTACCCGTAAGACCACCATTGTCAAGGAAGGCGAGCTGTTGACCATGGATGACAAAGAAGCGGTCGAGCTTGGGTTTTCCCGTCAGAGTGTTGCAACCCTTGACCAGGCCCTTGACGTGTTAGGTTACGGGGCGGCTCAAAAAATTGAGATATCGGAAAACTGGTCGGAAACCTTTGTCCGGTGGCTCCAGCCGTTTTTATCGATTCTCATGATTATAGGCATTGGTGCCGTGTATACGGAAGTCAAGGCCCCTGGATTCGGTATCCCCGGCATTATAGGCATTATTTGCCTGGGACTGGTTTTTTTCAATCAATACCTGGTGGGGCTTGCCGATTATACAGAGATTTTGGTATTCATCATCGGTTTTCTGCTGCTGGGCATGGAGATGTTTGTCCTGCCGGGATTCGGCATTGCCGGGGTCAGCGCCATTATTGTTCTGGCCGCAGGCCTGGTACTCTCTTTTCAGAATTTTGTGCTGCCAGATCCAAGCCTGCCCTGGCAGGGCGAGCTTATGATAAAGAATCTGGGATTGGTTATGGGCAGTGCCCTGGCGGCGCTTCTGGTGTCAATGTCTGCAGTACGTTTTGCACTGCCCAAGCTGTCAAAGGTGATCAAGGGGCCGTATCTGGAAGCTACACTACAGGATTCCCGTGCTGAATCCAGTGAGGCTTTGGGTATCAATGCCGGTGATGAAGGCATTGCTTTGACAACCTTGCGGCCTTCGGGCAAGGTTCGTATAAAGGACAGGAAAATTGATGCCGTTACCCAGGGTGATTTTATTGATCCCGGCACATCGGTCCGGGTGACCCGGATCACCGCAGGCCATGTTATCGTTGAAACAATTATGGAAAAGAGGGAAAAATGA
- a CDS encoding TRAP transporter small permease, with product MSRVILLLHKIEDTLLVSLLLLMIGLAVFQIVLRNGFDAGIVWADPLIRVLVLWLGLIGAMVASRTDNHISIDIISKYLPPGLKRFTGLLVYLFTTSVCALMTWHSARFVIMEKTDGMSAFFSVPVWLCELVIPFAFGIITIRYALFFLENLIKIVNHRSLKHS from the coding sequence ATGTCCCGTGTGATTTTGCTTCTCCATAAAATTGAAGATACGCTTCTGGTAAGCCTGCTCTTGCTCATGATTGGTCTTGCCGTGTTCCAGATTGTTTTAAGAAACGGTTTTGATGCGGGTATAGTCTGGGCAGACCCACTGATCCGCGTACTGGTACTCTGGCTTGGGCTTATCGGCGCCATGGTGGCATCAAGAACCGATAATCACATCAGCATTGATATCATATCCAAATATCTGCCCCCGGGTCTTAAACGCTTTACAGGGCTTTTGGTCTACCTGTTTACAACAAGTGTCTGTGCGCTGATGACCTGGCACAGCGCAAGGTTTGTCATCATGGAGAAGACCGACGGGATGTCTGCCTTTTTTTCGGTGCCCGTATGGCTCTGTGAGCTTGTAATTCCCTTTGCATTCGGGATAATTACTATTAGATATGCGCTGTTTTTCCTGGAAAATCTGATCAAAATAGTCAACCACAGATCCTTGAAGCATTCATGA
- a CDS encoding response regulator transcription factor, with amino-acid sequence MSKKKILLVEDHPIFRLGLAELINQEPDLAAYGSARDVKQAVDEINQINPDLIIADLSLKQSDGLDLVKYVKQHHSNIPVLVLSMHDEYLYASRALSAGAHGYIMKQEAVESVVKAVHLLLDGKIYLNEKVKEHILFSMANPPEAQEKSPFDRLTDRELQVFKLIGRGFSTREIAERLFLSIKTIGTYRERIKKKLNIKHASELVRCAVHFEKTGQIGIVE; translated from the coding sequence ATGTCCAAAAAGAAGATTTTGCTGGTGGAAGATCACCCCATTTTCAGGTTGGGCCTGGCGGAATTGATTAATCAGGAGCCCGACTTAGCCGCATACGGCAGTGCCAGAGATGTTAAGCAGGCCGTTGATGAAATAAATCAAATAAATCCGGACCTTATCATTGCGGATCTCTCCTTAAAGCAGTCTGACGGTCTTGATTTGGTCAAATATGTCAAACAGCATCACAGTAATATCCCTGTGCTGGTGCTTTCCATGCATGATGAATACCTTTATGCATCCCGGGCCTTGTCTGCCGGTGCCCATGGCTACATCATGAAACAAGAGGCTGTGGAGTCTGTGGTCAAGGCTGTCCATCTTCTGCTTGACGGCAAAATTTATTTAAATGAAAAGGTCAAGGAACACATCCTTTTTTCCATGGCCAACCCACCCGAGGCACAGGAAAAAAGCCCCTTTGATCGTTTAACCGACCGTGAACTCCAGGTTTTCAAGCTGATCGGCAGGGGGTTTTCAACCCGGGAAATCGCCGAACGTTTGTTTTTAAGTATCAAAACCATTGGAACCTACAGGGAGCGGATCAAAAAAAAGCTTAATATCAAACATGCCAGCGAACTGGTCCGCTGCGCCGTGCATTTTGAAAAAACAGGTCAGATCGGTATTGTGGAGTAA
- a CDS encoding NfeD family protein: MSAWILPLVFQILGIFTVVAEIFLPSMGLLSVTALGFIGYSLFLVFTDFPISVFYAVLGADLILLPVVFILGFKILAVSPLSLKKNLSASQGVVSQSPDLENYLGCTGHSITTLRPSGTALIDGVRLDVVTDGEFIEADAPLKVCKVTGNQVIVCRQDNI, translated from the coding sequence ATGAGCGCCTGGATCCTGCCTCTGGTTTTCCAGATTCTGGGAATTTTTACCGTTGTTGCCGAAATCTTTTTACCGTCCATGGGGCTTTTGTCCGTCACTGCACTGGGATTTATCGGTTACTCCCTTTTCCTTGTGTTCACTGATTTTCCTATTTCAGTGTTTTATGCCGTCCTGGGGGCGGATTTGATTTTGCTTCCCGTGGTGTTTATTCTGGGGTTTAAAATTCTGGCGGTTTCTCCGTTGTCTCTTAAAAAAAATTTGTCTGCATCACAGGGGGTGGTTTCCCAGTCTCCGGATCTTGAAAATTACCTGGGGTGCACCGGACACAGTATTACAACCCTTCGTCCGTCCGGAACCGCTCTGATTGATGGTGTCCGTCTGGACGTGGTTACGGACGGAGAATTTATCGAGGCAGATGCTCCCTTAAAGGTCTGCAAGGTCACTGGTAACCAAGTAATCGTCTGTCGTCAAGACAACATATAA
- a CDS encoding TRAP transporter large permease subunit, whose amino-acid sequence MTFTIIGLLIVFALMGAPLFTVIIAAAMYGFYLAEIDLSVMAIELYRIADTPILLALPLFTFAGYILGESNTSQRLVTLTQAFLGWMPGGLAIVSFVVCALFTAFTGASGVTIVAMGALLYPALTQAGYTDRFSLGLVTTSGSLGLLLPPSLPLILYGIIAQQMSGGEQVSIENLFMAGLFPALLMIVMLSTWSIWANRGNQVPLTRFSVKNCLLALKAAGWELPLPLFVFLGIYSGYFAVSEAAAVTAMYVLVVEVLIYREIPLKKLPGIIRESMVMVGGILLILGVSLALTNYLIDAEAPMKLFKFCETFVSNKLVFLILLNIFLLILGAMLDIFSAIIIMVPLMLPVAIEYGIHPVHLGIIFLANMQIGYFTPPVGMNLFIAGYRFNKPIDEIYRATIPFMLVLLLSVLIITYWPQLSLFLIS is encoded by the coding sequence ATGACATTTACGATTATAGGTCTGTTAATTGTTTTTGCCCTGATGGGCGCACCCTTGTTCACCGTGATCATTGCTGCGGCCATGTACGGATTTTATCTGGCCGAAATTGATCTGTCGGTCATGGCCATTGAGCTGTACCGGATTGCCGATACCCCTATCCTGCTTGCCCTTCCGTTGTTCACCTTTGCCGGGTATATCCTTGGAGAAAGCAACACATCCCAGCGGCTTGTGACCTTGACCCAGGCCTTTCTAGGATGGATGCCCGGCGGACTGGCCATTGTCTCTTTTGTGGTGTGCGCCTTATTCACGGCATTTACCGGAGCGTCCGGGGTGACCATTGTGGCCATGGGGGCGCTGTTGTACCCGGCACTGACCCAGGCCGGATATACAGACCGGTTCAGCCTGGGACTGGTGACGACCTCGGGCAGTCTCGGACTGCTGCTGCCACCCTCTTTACCCCTGATACTTTATGGCATCATTGCCCAGCAAATGAGCGGCGGCGAACAGGTCTCCATTGAAAACCTGTTCATGGCCGGTTTGTTCCCGGCACTGCTTATGATTGTGATGTTATCGACCTGGAGCATCTGGGCCAATCGGGGAAATCAGGTGCCGCTAACCCGGTTTTCAGTTAAAAACTGCCTTTTGGCACTTAAAGCGGCCGGGTGGGAGTTACCCCTGCCCCTGTTTGTATTTTTGGGAATCTATTCCGGATATTTTGCCGTCTCCGAGGCTGCGGCGGTAACGGCCATGTATGTGCTGGTGGTGGAAGTTTTGATCTACCGGGAAATACCATTAAAAAAACTGCCCGGCATCATCCGGGAGTCCATGGTTATGGTGGGTGGTATCCTACTCATTTTAGGGGTATCGTTGGCCCTGACCAATTATCTCATTGATGCCGAAGCACCCATGAAACTATTCAAATTCTGTGAAACCTTTGTATCCAACAAATTGGTGTTTCTTATTCTGCTCAATATTTTCCTGCTGATTTTGGGCGCTATGCTGGACATTTTTTCGGCCATCATCATCATGGTTCCGCTCATGCTGCCAGTGGCCATAGAATACGGTATACATCCGGTCCATTTAGGAATCATCTTTCTGGCAAATATGCAGATCGGATATTTCACGCCTCCGGTAGGCATGAATCTATTCATCGCAGGTTACCGCTTCAACAAACCTATCGATGAAATTTACCGGGCCACAATCCCGTTCATGCTGGTGCTGCTGCTGTCGGTACTCATCATCACCTACTGGCCCCAGTTAAGCCTGTTTCTGATTTCATAA
- the floA gene encoding flotillin-like protein FloA (flotillin-like protein involved in membrane lipid rafts), with translation MQIMSILFIVAGILGLVIVYFAFSYIGLWVQALVSGARVGLFNIIFMRFRKVPPKLMVESKIMAVKAGIDIATDDLESHYLAGGNVSRVIQALIAADKANIELSFNRTAAIDLAGRDVLEAVQMSVNPKVIETPIVAAMAKDGIQLKAISRVTVRANIDRLVGGAGEETILARVGEGIVTTIGSAVTHKQVLENPDTISKTVLSKGLDAGTAYEILSIDIADVDVGKNIGAELETDRAEADKKIAQAKAEEKRAMAFAQEQEMKARVQEMKAKVVEAEAQVPLAMAEAFRSGNLGIMDYYKMQNISADTRMRDSISAPDQPDQPEEPLK, from the coding sequence ATGCAAATCATGTCCATTCTTTTTATCGTTGCCGGCATCCTCGGCCTGGTAATTGTTTATTTTGCTTTTTCATACATTGGGCTGTGGGTCCAGGCCCTGGTATCAGGGGCCAGGGTCGGGCTTTTTAACATTATTTTCATGCGGTTCAGGAAAGTGCCGCCCAAGTTGATGGTGGAATCCAAGATCATGGCTGTGAAAGCCGGGATCGACATTGCAACGGACGACCTGGAGTCCCATTACCTTGCCGGCGGAAATGTTTCCCGGGTGATCCAGGCACTGATTGCTGCAGACAAGGCCAACATTGAACTCTCCTTCAATCGCACCGCTGCTATTGACCTTGCCGGACGGGATGTGCTGGAAGCCGTACAGATGTCGGTAAATCCAAAAGTTATTGAAACCCCTATTGTAGCGGCCATGGCAAAGGATGGCATTCAGCTCAAAGCCATTTCCAGGGTTACGGTGCGGGCCAATATCGACCGCCTGGTGGGCGGAGCCGGTGAAGAGACCATCCTGGCCCGTGTGGGCGAAGGCATTGTAACCACCATCGGTTCGGCCGTCACCCATAAACAGGTGCTGGAAAACCCGGATACCATATCTAAAACGGTTTTAAGCAAGGGGTTGGATGCCGGCACGGCTTATGAAATTCTCTCCATTGATATCGCGGACGTGGATGTGGGTAAGAATATCGGTGCTGAACTGGAAACCGACCGGGCCGAGGCAGACAAGAAGATCGCCCAGGCCAAGGCCGAGGAAAAACGGGCCATGGCCTTTGCCCAGGAACAGGAGATGAAAGCCCGGGTTCAGGAGATGAAAGCAAAGGTGGTGGAGGCCGAAGCCCAGGTTCCCCTGGCCATGGCCGAGGCGTTCAGGAGCGGCAATCTTGGGATTATGGACTATTATAAGATGCAGAATATCAGCGCAGACACCCGGATGAGGGACTCCATTTCCGCCCCTGATCAGCCTGATCAGCCGGAAGAGCCTTTGAAATAA
- the dctP gene encoding TRAP transporter substrate-binding protein DctP, with protein MFKKSFVQVFVCILMITVFCGSAQSVTIKIATISPEGSSWMEQMRKGADQVAKATDNRVKFKFYPGGVMGNDKAVLRKIRIRQLQGGALMAGSLSGLFSGNQIYSQPMKFRSQEEVDYVRQHMDDYIIKGLDDAGFVCFTLIGGGFAYIMSKSPIASVGDLKDRKIWVPDNDKSTVDSVSSFGVSPIALPLADVRTGLQSGLIDTVGTSPVGAVVLQWHTEIKYITNIPLLYIYAVFAIDKKAFNKISPDDQKIVSDMMTQALQELDRINRQDNIKAIKALKKQGIKFITPSQNQMNEWMATAAKASQEMIDAEDLPKEPTDKVTALLAQYRKNQ; from the coding sequence ATGTTTAAAAAATCTTTTGTGCAAGTATTTGTTTGTATTCTGATGATCACGGTTTTTTGTGGTTCAGCACAATCCGTAACCATAAAAATTGCCACCATTTCACCGGAAGGCTCCTCGTGGATGGAACAAATGCGCAAAGGTGCCGACCAGGTCGCCAAAGCCACGGATAATCGTGTAAAATTCAAATTCTATCCCGGCGGGGTCATGGGAAATGACAAGGCCGTATTACGCAAAATACGTATCAGGCAGCTCCAGGGCGGCGCGCTCATGGCAGGCAGTCTTTCCGGGTTGTTTTCGGGCAATCAGATCTATTCCCAGCCCATGAAATTCAGATCTCAAGAAGAGGTGGATTATGTGCGACAACATATGGATGACTACATCATTAAAGGCTTAGATGATGCCGGATTTGTCTGTTTTACCCTCATAGGCGGCGGGTTTGCCTATATCATGTCTAAATCGCCAATTGCATCCGTGGGGGATCTGAAAGACCGCAAAATATGGGTGCCGGATAATGATAAATCCACTGTGGATTCCGTGAGCAGTTTCGGGGTCTCTCCCATTGCCCTGCCCCTGGCAGATGTACGCACGGGGCTGCAGTCCGGGCTCATTGACACCGTGGGCACCTCCCCGGTCGGCGCTGTTGTGCTCCAGTGGCACACGGAAATAAAGTATATTACCAATATTCCATTGCTCTATATCTATGCCGTTTTTGCCATAGATAAAAAGGCATTTAACAAAATCTCACCGGATGACCAGAAAATCGTTTCCGACATGATGACCCAGGCACTTCAAGAGTTAGACCGCATCAACCGGCAGGACAATATCAAAGCCATTAAAGCCCTAAAAAAACAGGGGATTAAATTTATTACCCCGTCCCAGAATCAGATGAATGAGTGGATGGCAACCGCAGCCAAAGCATCCCAAGAAATGATCGATGCCGAAGATCTACCTAAAGAACCGACAGATAAGGTTACTGCGTTGCTTGCGCAGTACCGGAAAAACCAATAG